The Kribbella sp. NBC_00662 nucleotide sequence CGAAAACGTTCGGAGCGCTCGCGGACCCGACTCGGCTGGCGATCGTGAGCCGGCTGAGCCGGGGCGACGCGACGATGGGCGAGCTCGCCGAGCCGCACCGGATCACCCCACCCGCGATCACCAAGCACGTCGGCGTGCTGGTGGACGCGGGTCTGGTGCGTCGGCGGCGGGTCGGGCGGACGGTCGTGTGCACGCTCCGGCCGGAGGCGTTCTCCGAGGTGGAGCAGTGGCTCGGCGACCTCACGACGTACTGGAACAGCACCGTGGACCGGCTGGAAGAACTCTTGCGAGGGGACGACGATGGACACTGAGATCCGGATCGAAAGGGTGCTTCCGGCAACGATCGGACGGGTGTACGACGCCTGGACGCGCGTCGAGCTGCTGGCCCAGTGGTACTGCCCGAACCCGAAGCTGGAGCTGAAGGTGCAGGCGGACGTCCGGTCCGGCGGCGACTACGTGGTCGAGATGGGGCCGCATGTCGTCCGCGGCACCTATCTCGAGGTGGAGCCGCCGCACCGGCTGGTGTTCAGCTGGCGGTGGGACGGCACCGAGGACGAGCCGACCCGGGTCGAGGTCGAGCTGACCGAGGTTGCCGACGGCACCCGAATGGTGCTCAGCCACACCGGCTTCGCGAGTGCCGAGGACGCCGCCAACCACCACCTGGGCTGGGATCCCGAGCTGGGCCGGCTGGCCGACCTGCTCGAGTCCGTCGGCGCGAACTGATCACCCTGGCATCGACCTGCTGCCGGCCCGGTCAGCGCTCGGCGGCGCAGCCTCGCAGGCGGTTGAGGATGAGGACGAGTACGACGGTTGTGCAACGTCCGCCACGACGCCGGGTACACCATGATCGTGGCGCCGACCTCACCCATCGACAACACGACCGACAGTCCGGCCGCCGAGGAGATCGCGGGCAGCAGCAGCGGTTGCCGGGAGAACGCGACCAGCAGGCCGAGCCCGATCACCACCGACGGTACGGCGATCGGCAGGTGATGCATCGCGTCCGCGAGCCTTGCGAAGCGGGTGCTGTAAGCGGCGATCGCTCCCCAGGTCCCGAAGACGACCGCGAGCAGGCCGCTCAGGAACGCGGTCTGCAGGCTCACCGACAACGAGGCCAACTCGTCACCCGACAACGCTTGCCTGAGGTGATCGATGGTCGGATCTGATGGCAGTACGGCGTACAGCCCGAGCGAGAGCGCGATCTGGACGACTGCGATTACGCAGGCGCCTGGTAGTCGAACATGACGATGCCCTTGGTGTGAACGAGCATCGGCAGTGTCGTCGTGCCTTTCGCGCCGCCACCCACCACAACCACCCGCACACCCCTCCTCTCGTCGAACCGCAGATTGGTCCGGACCAATGAAGAGGCCATGCGAAGTGATCAACCGCACGATGACCCGCGGCGAATAGCTGGGTCAGGGACGGAGGGTGGCGCGAAAGCCGACTCGGTCGCCTCGGTACAGGGAGCGGACCGCTTCGATCGGGCGGCCGGTGGCGTCGCGGCTGGTGCGGTGCAGGAGGAGCATCGGGAGCGACTGGGTGGCCTTCAGGAGTTCGGCCTCGCGAGGGGTGGCGATGACGGTCTCGACGAGTTCCTCGCCTTCGCCGAAGCGCACCCCGAGCTGATCGGTCAGGCATCGGTACAGCGAGCCGGTCGGGTCCAGCACCTCTTTCAACGTCGGGAAGCGCTCGACGGCGAGGTACGTCGTCTCGAGCCCGATCGGCTGCCCGTCGGCGAACAGCACCCGCTCCAGCCGATGCACCGGCTCCCCCTCGTCGATGCCGAGCTGCTCCGCGAGCACCCCATCCGCGACAACCTCGTCGAACACCACAACCTCACGCCCCGGCGTATGACCCTGCGCCCGGAGCGCCTCCGTGTAGCTCACCAGCGCGAGCGGCTGCACCAGCTTCGGCGTCGCGACGAACGTGCCCTGCCCCTGCCGCGCCCGCAGTCGCCCGTCCGCGATCAACTCGCGGATCGCCTGGCGCATCGTCCAGCGGGAGACCCCGAACTCCTTCGCGAGCACCCGCTCCGGCGGCAACGCCGCACCTTCGCCCAGGCCCTCGACCACTTCAACCAGCCGGGTCTTCACCACGAAATGCAGCGGAGCACTCACCCATCCGACTCTAGTCGAGCCCAGGCTCCACTTTCTGGCCTCCAAAGGGTGCTGCAAAAGGTCGAGCCCCGGGCGGTAACCCGGGGCTCATGCGGATGGATGGACAGTTGGCGGAACTCAGCTGCCGGACTTGCGCCTGAACTGGCGCTTCTGCTTGTCGTTGTGCGCGTCGCCGACGCCCTGCCCACGCACTCCGGATCCCGGATGCGAGTGCTTCCCGGCGTTCTTCTTCTCGAGCGCTTCCCGGAACTTCTTCTGCAGATCGTCCGCCGGCTCGCTGGACTTGTCGCTCATACCGTCTCCTTCACAAACCGTCAGGCGTACGCACCCCACGCTAACCGAGGGTGAACACGAACCGCGAGTGGAATACCGCCGATCTCACCTGTGGAAAACCCCGGCCGCCGCACGAGCCCCGCTGTTAAGTTCCTGGTACGCCGAGGGAGGAGACGGAATGCTGGTGAGCAACGAGGCACTGATCGGGATCGCGCTGGTCGAGCTGGGTCTGGTGATCGTGCCGGGGCCGAACATGATCTACCTGGTGTCCCGCTCGATCGCCCAGGGCCGCCGGGCCGGCCTGATCTCGCTGGCCGGCGTCGGTATCGGCTTCCTGGGCTACCTGCTCGCGGCGAGCGCGGGCCTCGCGACCCTGTTCGCGCTGGTCCCCGAGATCTACCTCACGCTGAAGCTCGCCGGCGCGGCGTACCTGCTCTGGCTCGCGTGGAACGCGCTCCGCCCTGGCGGCGCGTCGGTCTTCGCCACGCAGGAGCTGGAGCCCGACCGCCCGCGCAAACTGTTCGGCATGGGCCTGCTCACCTGCCTGCTCAACCCGAAGATCGCGATCCTCTACATCTCGCTGCTCCCCCAGTTCCTCGACCCGTCCCGCGGTCATCTCGGTGTGCAGAGCCTGGTCCTCGGCCTCACCCAGCTGATCGTCGGCGTCGTGATGAACGCGGTCTTCGTGATCACGGCCGGCTCTGTCGCGGTGTTCCTGTCCCGCCGCCCGACCTGGATGCGCATCCACCGCTACCTCACCGGCACCGCGCTCGCCGTCTTCGCAGTCCGCCTCGCCACGGACCGAGCTCGCCCGCTCGCCTCCCACTGAGAACTGTCGGCGGGGGCAGGCCGAATCGGGGTTGGTGTTGAAGGGCAAGGTGCGGTTCCGGCTGGGCAAACCGGACCGCGGGATCGGGTCGGCGCGCGTCGCCCCGGCTCTGCTAATTGACGTGCAGTAGCCGGATGCCTCCCGGATACTGCTGCGCGTGGTGATGCATGCGGGTCAACTGGACGTGACCGTCGAGCTGGTCGAGGGACTGGTCCGCTCGCAGTTCCCGGAGTGGAGCGGGCTAGCAGTCCGCTCGGTGTCGTCGCACGGGACGGTCAACGCGCTGTTCCGGATCGGCGACGACCTGGTGGCGAGGTTCCCGATCCTGCCCAGTGATGCCGCTGCGGTCCGGGCTGAGCTTGAAGACGAGGCCGATGCAGCGCGGCGGTTGCGGCGCATCTCGCCGTACCCGACCCCGGAGCCGATCGCGATCGGCGCGCCGGGCCTCGACTATCCGCAGCCCTGGAGTATTTACACCTGGATCGACGGGACGATCGCGTACGACGTCGACGTCGCCGGATCGGCTGCGTTCGCGGAGGATCTGGCGCGGTTCGTCCTCGCGTTGCGCGCGGAGCCGACCGAGGGACGGGTGTTCGCCGGCTCCTGGCGTGGCGGCGTACTCACCTCGCAGGACGAGTACGTCGCCGACGGGCTGGAGCGCAGCCGCGGCATGATCGACGTCGACGGACTCGCCCGGCTGTGGGCCGACCTCCGTACGACGCCGCGCACCGAGCCCGACGCCTGGACGCATCGCGACCTGATGCCCGGCAACCTCCTGGTCAAGGACGGCAGGCTCGCGGGCGTCATCGACGTCGGCACGTTCACCGTCTCCGACCCCGCGATGGATCTCCAGCCGGCGTGGAACCTGCTCGACCCGACAGCACGCGCAGCCTTCCGTACCGCTCTCGGCAGCGACGACACCGAATGGCGCCGCGGGATGGGCTGGTCGTTCGCCCAGGCGATCGGCTGCCTCTGGTACTACGTCGAGACCAACCCGGTCATGTCCCGCACCGCTCACCACACACTGACTGCGCTGCTCACTGCCGCCTAGCGACGAAGACCCACTCCTTGCCCGGCCGGTCCGGAGCCTCGCGTACGTCGTCGACCACGAACCCGGCCGTCGCCAGCGAGCCCTCGACCTCGTCGCGCTCCCGGAACCGCAACGTCGACTCCGACGTGAGGACGGCGCCGTCGGACGAGAACACGTAGGTACCCCGGAACGTCACGTACGGCAGCTCGACGTCGACCAGCTCGCTCCAGAACTCCACCGTCCCACCGCTCGGGACCGGCAGCACCTGATGAGTGGGCTCCCGCGTCCACTCCTCCCACTGCCGCCGCGCCGGATCCCGCGTCTCGAACACGAACCGCCCGTCGGGCTTCAACGCCGCATGTATGCCGTCGAGCGTCGCGGACCACTCCGCATCGGTCAGGAACACCTGCGCCACGTTCCCGGTCATCACCGCGAGATCCACCTGCAGCGGCGGCAACGTCGTCGCATCCCCGTGGATCCACCGCACCCGATCGGCAAACTCCTTGCCCCGAGCAACCTCCAACGAGGCCTCCGCCGGATCCACCCCAACGACCTCCACCCCGATCCGAGCCAGCCAGCAGGCCAACTCCCCCGTCCCACACCCCACATCCAGCACCTGCCGCGCCCCGAACTCCCCCACCATCGCGACGTAGTGCTCCAGATCCCCCCGCCCCGTCTCCAGCGCGTCGTAGATCGCCACCAACCGAGGCACCCCGAACAAAGCATCAACCATGCCCGCGACGCTAGCCGTCCACGAACAGCCCGGCGACTGCTTTTACCGTGCACAAGAACAGGACGTAGTCATATACGCATATGCCAGTTCACGCCTGCCGACCGGCAGGAGGAGGCCGAAACCGGAACCACCTCCCGTTCTTGGGCACGCATCATGAGGTCGCCCCGGTATAGCGGCGGAGCCCAGCCCGCCAGGCCAACCCCGCCAACGCCGCAGCACCCCCAGCCGCAAGCAAGCCGCCTGCCACTACCCCCACCCGCGGGCCTCGCAACAGCGCGGCCGACGGGCCCGAGGCGATCAGAGCCATCGGGAAGACGTAGGTGAGGACCACGCGAATCGGACGGGCGAATACGTCGGTCGGGTAGCGGCCGAGTTGCCAGGCGGAGTGGAAGAACACGTCCAGCTGCAGCTTCGGCGCCCAGAACGCCAGGCACGCGAGCAGCACGCTCAACGCCCACGTCACCACCAGTCCCGCCACGACGAGCACCAGCCAACTGATCACCCCGGCGACGCTCAGCGGCTGAGCACTGATCCCCCAGCCCAACACACCGACGCCCAGCACGAGCTGGATCAGCGCGAGCGGTGACGACAACGACAGGCTGGCAAGGAACAGACTTGATGCCGGCTGCAACAAATACGCGTCGAGCTTCCCGTTCCGGATGCCGGTCTCGGGGAACCACGACAGGTTCGGATCGATGAACGTCCCGCGCAGCCCGGTGATCAACTGATAGGTCCCGATCAGCACCAGGAACTCTGACCTCGACCACCCCGCCAGGCTGTCCGCTCGGGTGAACACGATCAGCACGGCCGCCACCGCCGTACCAAGGCCGGTGAACGCCAGCAGTACGTCGAACACCAGGTTGACCCGGAACGCCACGCTGCGCCGCAGCGCCATCGAGAACCCAACTCCCACCAGCCGGAGCAGCTTCATGATCCCACCGCCGTGTACCGCCGTACGCCGATCCGCCAAACGACCGTGACCACAGCCACCAGCACCACCACCCAGATCAGTTGATAGACCATCGAGCCGCTGCCCCCGGAAGCGATCTCGGCCGGCAGACCATTCATCCCGTAGAACGGCAGCACCTCAGCGACCCGGCGCCACGTATCCGGCAGCAGTCCGATCGGCGCCGCCGTACCGCCGAAGAGGAACACCAACTGGCTGCCGAAGCCGACGACCGCGTGCACGCGATCGGTCCAGAACGCGGTCAGCGCCAACAGGAAGGTCCACAGGAACACGAGGACGGCGGCCAGCAGGAGGTACGCCGCACTGCGCACCACCGCCGACCAGTCGAAGCCGACGTGCAACGCGATCCCGGTGAGCAGCACGATCGGTGCCCCGAGCAACGTCAGCCAGGCCCGGATCGCGAGGTTCATCCCGATGACGCCGATCACGACCGGTTGCGGGCGGAGCAGCTCGTGGCTCAGCGTCCCGTCGTAGATCCGCTCGGAGAACGTGTGCTGCTCGAACGACTCGGTCATCAGCGTCACCAGGATGACCGCGACGTAGTACCGCGCGATAACCGGATCATCAGGGTAGACGGCCGACCACACGAACAGCCCGATCAGCGGTGCGACGACCGCCTGCACGACGAGCGTCAGCAGGAACCACCACGCGCCGGACCACTCCAGCACTTCTTGGCGGAGCCGAAACCCGAGCAGTACTGCGGTTCTCATCGCAGCCCCTCACGGTAGGCCTGGTCGATGACCTTCTCCAGCGGCGGTTCCTCCACCGCGAGGTCCACGACTTCCATTGCCTGCAGCAACCGTCCGGTGGTCGCCGCCACCTCGTCCCGCGGCACCCGCAGTACCCACTGCCCGTCGGCCTTCTCGACCACCTCCCCGAACGTGGTCGGATCCCCTTGAGTGGAGACGCGGATGAGCTTGTACGGCGAGAGTCGCGCGGACAGCTCCGCGAGCGGGCCGTCGTACTGGACCTTGCCGTGGTCGATCAGGATCAGGCGCGGGCAGAGCGACGCGACATCGGCCATGTAGTGGCTGGTCAGGAGCACGGTCGCGCCGGTCTGCTCGACGTACTCCGAGACGAACGCGCGGATCTGGCTCGCGGCGCTGACGTCGAGGCCGATCGTCGGCTCGTCGAGAAACAGCACCTCGGGGCGGTAGCTGAGCGCCATCGCCAGGCCGACCCGCATGCGTTCGCCGAGGCTGAGGGCGCGGAGTTGTCGTTCGAGCAGCGGTTCCAGGTCGAGGAGCGCTTCGAGGTCGGTGAGCGTACGGCGGAAGGTGGGGCGCGGGACGTCGTACAGCAGGCGCTGGTATTCGAGGGAGTCCATCACGGTCAGCTCCTGCGATCCGCCGACCGGTTGGCTGCCGCGGACGAACGCGATCCGCTTGAGGAAGGTCGAGCGACGTTGCCAAGGGATCGTGTCGAGGACGCGGACCTCACCGCCGGTGGGGTGCAGGATCCCGGAGAGGATCTTCATCGTGGTGGTCTTGCCGGCGCCGTTCGGTCCGATGAAACCGGACACCTGACCTGGCGCGATCGTGAACGAGATCTGGTCGAGGGCTTGGACAGTCTTGTACTCGCGGTGCACCAGCGAGCCGAGCGCCGCGCGGAGGCCGCCCTTGCGGACCGGGGCCTTGTAGGACATCGAGAGGTTGTCGACCTGGACTGCAGTCATGTGGGCGACCGTAGGAAGAAAAGACGCCCATCCATGGCTTATTTTCCTGAGATAGTCGAGATATGCGCGCCGAACGGCTCCTCCGACTGCTGCTGCACCTGCAGACCCGCGGCCAGACGACGGTCGCGCAGCTCGCGGAGGCGCTCGACATCTCCCCGCGCACGATCCAGCGCGACCTCGAGGTCCTGAGCCTGGCCGGCGTCCCGATCTATTCGATCCGCGGCCGCCGCGGCGGCTGGGCGCTCCTGCCCGACTACCGGACCCGCCTGACCGGTCTCACCCCGTCCGAGGTGATGTCGGTCTTCGTCGGCGCGACCGCCCACGTGCTCGCCGACCTCGGCCTGGATGCCTCCAGCGACCTGGCCGTCACCAAGCTGATCGCGTCCCTACCTGAGGCCACCCGCCGCGAAGCCGAGTACGCCCGCCAACGCCTCCTCATCGACCACGCCGGCTGGGACGACCGCCGCGAAACCCCCCACTGGCTATCCCTCTGCCGCGAAGCCGTCTGGGAGGAGATGCGGCTGGCGATCATCTATGCAGACGGCACTGAACCATTCGAAGTCGATCCCTTGGGTCTCGTGGCCAAGGCGCGTACCTGGTACCTCGTAGCAGCCCGCACCGACGGCCGCCTCCGCACCTACCGCCTCTCCCGCCTCACCTCAGCCACCCTCACCACCACGCCCTTCACCAGACCCCCCGACTTCGACCTCGCCGCCTACTGGACCCAATCCCAACGAGAGTTCCAGGCCTCCCGCCCCACCTACCCCATCACCCTCAAAGTCCGAGACCACGCCGTACGCCGCTTCCGCCCCACCCACCCGATGCTCCCCGCCGACAACAACTGGTGGATCATCCACACCGACCTCGAAAACCCCCAAGAAGCCCAAGCCGCCGTCCTAGCCCAAGCCGGCGCCGCCATAGTCCTAGCTCCCCCAGACCTCATAACCCTGGTCCACGAAGCAGCCCAACAGATAGCAGCCTCACACTGACCTCAACCCTGCTCGGTCGCGATCATGAAGTTGTAGTCCGCGAGCTTCACGACGAACGACCGAACGCCCCACGGTCGCTGCTGGATCGGGCCCGGTTGTTGGTGGCCTGCATGTACGTCGTCGATCGCGTCCGCCGGCACTTCCACGTAGAACTGCACTCCCGCACCGCGATGGTCACGCTCATCCGCCGGCAGGAACTGCTCCGAGTCCACGCCGAGCATCACCTGTCCACCGTGCAACTCCACAACAGCCATCGGATCGTCCGAGTCCTTCGGCGTCGAGTAGGCAAGCGTCCACCCGCTCGCCACAAACTCGTCAGCAGCCGCATACGGATCCGAGGTCGCCAGAATCGGAGTAAGCACCACCACATCCTGCCCGAGAAACGGTCAGCTTGCGATGACGGTGTAGTGGAGGCGGACGGAGCCGGCGGAATCGGTGTGGGCCGAGAGCAGCTGCAATCGGGTTGGTGGCTCGCCGGGGGTGAGGGGTGGGCCGTCCATGATTGATGGGGTGCCGAGGCCGCCGATCAGGGCGGGGGCGAGAGTCAGGTGCAGTTCGTCGATCAAGTTTGCCCGCAGCAACGCGCCGTTGATGCCGCCGCCCGCGTTCGACAGGACGCACGTGATGCCGAGCTCGGTGCCCATAGCGGCTATCGCCTCTGACAGATCGACTCGGTCTTCGCCGGCGACGAGGTAGCAGATCCGCTCGCGGCGGAGATAGCCGAGGTAGTCGGCCGGAGTCGACCGCGCCACCAGCACCAGCACGTCCCAGTCCTCATGTTTCTCGGTCCAGCGCACGCGTCCGCGGCTGTCGACGACGGTGAACCACATGTGCGGCGGGGATGGCAGTCCGATGATGTCCGGTGGAAGGAAGTGCTGATAGAGCTCGGCGCTGTCAACGCCGTACGTCGGCAACTCCGCCGGCGTCTCGTCCTCGGTCACGAGGCTGCCGCTGCCCTCGAGGATGGCATTGCAGCCGTACTGTTGCCGGACCACCTCGAGAACATCGATCGAGACCGGATCGGCAACCGGCGGCGTCATCCCCGCCCACAGCTCCGAGCTCGGCTGGTGCATCAAGAGCGCGTCCCGGGTAAGCGCAACCTTCCCGTCGACACTGGCCCCCACACTGACCACCACACGCGGTCGTTCCCGCATCACGGCCTCCTCCGGCCAACTCGACGGCGGACACCAGCTCTACCAGCGACGACCGACATACCTTGCAGGTCTAGCGGCCCTGGTACGCGGTGTGGATGTCGGTCCAGAGTTCGCTGAGGGTTTCGGTCAGGTCAGTCAGTCGGTCGAGTTCTTCGCGATCGTCACCAGTTGCGGTGTGGAGGGCGCGATACGCCTCGGTGTTGAAGTCAGCCGCCGCGGCCGCCACCGCGCCCGCCATCTCCACCAACTCCGCCCGCGGACGATCCGCACGCAGTGCGCTGATATAACCGGCTTCAGCCCGGTCGTAGGCGTCTTCGAACTGCTGCAGGTCTGCCATGTCGTAAGTCCTACACGGTGAAGCTGAAGTCTTCTGAATGCGGGGCAGGATCATGGACACAGCTCAACGATCGAAGCGCACGGGGAGTACCTCTGGACGGGAACGAAGCCACCCGAGGACGGGCGAGTGCCCGGCGGAACCGGCGAGAGCTACCGAGGCGAGCGGCGGGTCGCTCGCGGGCGGTCACAGCTTGTCGGTGCCGACTGCCATGCTTATTTCGTGCCAGAGGATCCCCGGGGAGAAGACAGTCAACCGCCGTTCGCCGAGCCGATCCGGCTGGTCGGTGGCATCAACTTCACGACCTGGCCGGATCTCAAGTGGAGCCGTGGAAGCTCTCATGTTGCGCTCCTGCAGTCCAAGTTCACCGAATGGCATGCCAGCGCCCCGGTCTCAGTCGATGGTGTGCTGCGTGGGGACCGGCTGGGGATCGACCTCGTCGCTCGAGTCCCGAAAGGGATTCCCAAACACGAGTGGTCGCTCGACCTCGGCGATGCCCTCCACAACCTCCGGAGCGCGTTCGATGCCGTGGCGTGGGGCATGGCGCACTTCAATGACACAGAACCCACCCGCCCCAGATCGGTCTCGTTTCCCATCTGTACCGAAGAGAAGCAGTGGAAGAAGGCACTCGACGACTGGGTAGGCGACATCCACCCGGAGTTTCAGGAGCGGCTGCGGATCCTGCAACCGTTCACCTACATGCCTGCTGGGGCCGTGTCGATGCTCCCCATGCTCCACGACCTCGACATCCAGGACAAGCATCGCGACATCTTGACGGTCTCGGCCGACCTGCAGGCAATCAACCTCGGTGGCTCCTTCGAGTACGAGGATCACGACACCACTGCTGTGCCACGCGTAGAGATGCGCTCGGACATCAAGTTCGGTGACGGCGCTGTGCTGGGAACGATCCATGCAGGAGCGCCGATCCGCATGGCCGGCCAGCTGATCCTGCGCCCAGCCATGAAGGTACAAGTCGCCTACCGGGACACGACGTACGACGTGCTGCCGATGCTCCAGCAGTTCGTCACCGAGACCCGGCGCTGCCTAGACATCCTGCTGTCCGGGCTGGCTTCGCCGGACGAGCCGGCCGAGGGCGAGTGGTCCCCGATGGACGTAGGCCCGCACCCGGCGTAGTCGATCGTCCAGCTCGTGCAGGTTCCCGAGCAGTCGAGCTGCTGGTCAGACGTTGAAGCGGAACTCGACCACGTCGCCGTCCTGCATGATGTAGTCCTTGCCTTCCATGCGGACCTTGCCGGCGGCGCGGGCGGCGTTCATGGAGCCGGCTTCCATCAGGTCGTCGAAGGAGACGATCTCGGCCTTGATGAAGCCGCGCTGGAAGTCGGTGTGGATGACGCCGGCGGCCTCGGGGGCGGTGGCGCCGCGCTTGATGGTCCAGGCGCGGGATTCCTTCGGGCCGGCGGTCAGGTACGTCTGCAGGCCGAGGGTGTCGAAGCCGACCCGCGCCAGTACGTCGAGACCGGGCTCCTCGATGCCCATCTCCGACAGCATCTCGCGCGCCTCGTCCTCGTCGCCGAGCTCGACCAGTTCGGCCTCGA carries:
- a CDS encoding ArsR/SmtB family transcription factor, yielding MLTGLPKTFGALADPTRLAIVSRLSRGDATMGELAEPHRITPPAITKHVGVLVDAGLVRRRRVGRTVVCTLRPEAFSEVEQWLGDLTTYWNSTVDRLEELLRGDDDGH
- a CDS encoding LysE family translocator, with the translated sequence MLVSNEALIGIALVELGLVIVPGPNMIYLVSRSIAQGRRAGLISLAGVGIGFLGYLLAASAGLATLFALVPEIYLTLKLAGAAYLLWLAWNALRPGGASVFATQELEPDRPRKLFGMGLLTCLLNPKIAILYISLLPQFLDPSRGHLGVQSLVLGLTQLIVGVVMNAVFVITAGSVAVFLSRRPTWMRIHRYLTGTALAVFAVRLATDRARPLASH
- a CDS encoding ABC-2 family transporter protein, with translation MRTAVLLGFRLRQEVLEWSGAWWFLLTLVVQAVVAPLIGLFVWSAVYPDDPVIARYYVAVILVTLMTESFEQHTFSERIYDGTLSHELLRPQPVVIGVIGMNLAIRAWLTLLGAPIVLLTGIALHVGFDWSAVVRSAAYLLLAAVLVFLWTFLLALTAFWTDRVHAVVGFGSQLVFLFGGTAAPIGLLPDTWRRVAEVLPFYGMNGLPAEIASGGSGSMVYQLIWVVVLVAVVTVVWRIGVRRYTAVGS
- a CDS encoding GntR family transcriptional regulator, which translates into the protein MSAPLHFVVKTRLVEVVEGLGEGAALPPERVLAKEFGVSRWTMRQAIRELIADGRLRARQGQGTFVATPKLVQPLALVSYTEALRAQGHTPGREVVVFDEVVADGVLAEQLGIDEGEPVHRLERVLFADGQPIGLETTYLAVERFPTLKEVLDPTGSLYRCLTDQLGVRFGEGEELVETVIATPREAELLKATQSLPMLLLHRTSRDATGRPIEAVRSLYRGDRVGFRATLRP
- a CDS encoding DUF5302 domain-containing protein, with the protein product MSDKSSEPADDLQKKFREALEKKNAGKHSHPGSGVRGQGVGDAHNDKQKRQFRRKSGS
- a CDS encoding ABC-2 family transporter protein, producing the protein MKLLRLVGVGFSMALRRSVAFRVNLVFDVLLAFTGLGTAVAAVLIVFTRADSLAGWSRSEFLVLIGTYQLITGLRGTFIDPNLSWFPETGIRNGKLDAYLLQPASSLFLASLSLSSPLALIQLVLGVGVLGWGISAQPLSVAGVISWLVLVVAGLVVTWALSVLLACLAFWAPKLQLDVFFHSAWQLGRYPTDVFARPIRVVLTYVFPMALIASGPSAALLRGPRVGVVAGGLLAAGGAAALAGLAWRAGLRRYTGATS
- a CDS encoding aminoglycoside phosphotransferase family protein; the protein is MHAGQLDVTVELVEGLVRSQFPEWSGLAVRSVSSHGTVNALFRIGDDLVARFPILPSDAAAVRAELEDEADAARRLRRISPYPTPEPIAIGAPGLDYPQPWSIYTWIDGTIAYDVDVAGSAAFAEDLARFVLALRAEPTEGRVFAGSWRGGVLTSQDEYVADGLERSRGMIDVDGLARLWADLRTTPRTEPDAWTHRDLMPGNLLVKDGRLAGVIDVGTFTVSDPAMDLQPAWNLLDPTARAAFRTALGSDDTEWRRGMGWSFAQAIGCLWYYVETNPVMSRTAHHTLTALLTAA
- a CDS encoding ATP-binding cassette domain-containing protein, with amino-acid sequence MTAVQVDNLSMSYKAPVRKGGLRAALGSLVHREYKTVQALDQISFTIAPGQVSGFIGPNGAGKTTTMKILSGILHPTGGEVRVLDTIPWQRRSTFLKRIAFVRGSQPVGGSQELTVMDSLEYQRLLYDVPRPTFRRTLTDLEALLDLEPLLERQLRALSLGERMRVGLAMALSYRPEVLFLDEPTIGLDVSAASQIRAFVSEYVEQTGATVLLTSHYMADVASLCPRLILIDHGKVQYDGPLAELSARLSPYKLIRVSTQGDPTTFGEVVEKADGQWVLRVPRDEVAATTGRLLQAMEVVDLAVEEPPLEKVIDQAYREGLR
- a CDS encoding class I SAM-dependent methyltransferase; amino-acid sequence: MVDALFGVPRLVAIYDALETGRGDLEHYVAMVGEFGARQVLDVGCGTGELACWLARIGVEVVGVDPAEASLEVARGKEFADRVRWIHGDATTLPPLQVDLAVMTGNVAQVFLTDAEWSATLDGIHAALKPDGRFVFETRDPARRQWEEWTREPTHQVLPVPSGGTVEFWSELVDVELPYVTFRGTYVFSSDGAVLTSESTLRFRERDEVEGSLATAGFVVDDVREAPDRPGKEWVFVARRQ
- a CDS encoding helix-turn-helix transcriptional regulator, producing MRAERLLRLLLHLQTRGQTTVAQLAEALDISPRTIQRDLEVLSLAGVPIYSIRGRRGGWALLPDYRTRLTGLTPSEVMSVFVGATAHVLADLGLDASSDLAVTKLIASLPEATRREAEYARQRLLIDHAGWDDRRETPHWLSLCREAVWEEMRLAIIYADGTEPFEVDPLGLVAKARTWYLVAARTDGRLRTYRLSRLTSATLTTTPFTRPPDFDLAAYWTQSQREFQASRPTYPITLKVRDHAVRRFRPTHPMLPADNNWWIIHTDLENPQEAQAAVLAQAGAAIVLAPPDLITLVHEAAQQIAASH
- a CDS encoding SRPBCC domain-containing protein, yielding MDTEIRIERVLPATIGRVYDAWTRVELLAQWYCPNPKLELKVQADVRSGGDYVVEMGPHVVRGTYLEVEPPHRLVFSWRWDGTEDEPTRVEVELTEVADGTRMVLSHTGFASAEDAANHHLGWDPELGRLADLLESVGAN
- a CDS encoding RibD family protein, with the translated sequence MRERPRVVVSVGASVDGKVALTRDALLMHQPSSELWAGMTPPVADPVSIDVLEVVRQQYGCNAILEGSGSLVTEDETPAELPTYGVDSAELYQHFLPPDIIGLPSPPHMWFTVVDSRGRVRWTEKHEDWDVLVLVARSTPADYLGYLRRERICYLVAGEDRVDLSEAIAAMGTELGITCVLSNAGGGINGALLRANLIDELHLTLAPALIGGLGTPSIMDGPPLTPGEPPTRLQLLSAHTDSAGSVRLHYTVIAS